DNA from Longimicrobiaceae bacterium:
GCGCCCGTAGCTCCGCGCCGCGTCGAAGTAGCGGACCCCCGCCTCCCAGGCGGCGTCCAGCACGGCGTGCGCGTGCTCCCGCATGGCATCCACCGAGCGGTCGCTCCCCAGGTCGTCGGCGTGGCCCAGCGTCATGTACCCGGGCCGCCCGAGCGCCGCCAGCCCCAGGCCGAGCGGCGTCACCCGCAGTCCCGTGCCGCCCAGCGGGCGCGTCTCCATCGTCATCCCGATCCCACCTCGAAGAGCAGTTGTCGCGCCGGCCGGTGCGTGGAGGCACGGAACTGGCCTCACCTCCGGCCCGCCGGCTGTCCCCCGTACCCTGAACCCTGCTTTCTACATGAGCGACGACGACCAGCTCCCCCTGGAGATCCTGCGCAGCGCCCGGACCATCGCCGTGCTGGGGATGAAGGGCGACGACGAGCCCATGGCGCCCGCGAGCGCGGTGCCGCAGTACCTGGCGGCGCACGGGTACACCGTCATCCCCGTCAACCCGGAGCTGGCCGAGGCCGGGCACCCGGGCGCGGTGTCCACGCTGGAGGAGCTGGAGGAGGCGCCGGACGTGGTGGAGGTGTTCCGGAACGCCGAGAACGTGGCGGAGCACGCGG
Protein-coding regions in this window:
- a CDS encoding CoA-binding protein, producing MSDDDQLPLEILRSARTIAVLGMKGDDEPMAPASAVPQYLAAHGYTVIPVNPELAEAGHPGAVSTLEELEEAPDVVEVFRNAENVAEHADELLALRPKAVWLQLGIRNDEVARRLEEAGIRVVQDRCMKIEHHRLAA